In Rhodovulum sulfidophilum DSM 1374, the following are encoded in one genomic region:
- a CDS encoding S8 family serine peptidase, translated as MSLDLLVAAASIAAAEPDPGLPPDRLRLTLEYRSPPDCTVERGRMAKLLKGERFSLEPLDDLLPCFLVLQFPGVRRRMAPESLFAAAGALAEEMGLVSAVPDIGASFVVAPDAPDASGRSESVADAFLDLTCLVAPDETLADDWAIDAINVKPVWARGITGRGVLVAQPDTGVADHPELAGMLDLGQAWNTLTATADPTDPLSADMSSPGHGTATSSTLASRAPGRVFGAAPGAEVVPIRCIDAVVLRLDPTPVARAILHAVHIGADVISMSLGGVLYSRAMAAALERAAAAGIVIVSAAGNCLQPITVYPARDPNAVGMAGTNHLDQPWKGTSRGSRIAAAAPAENVRVARRRPDDQGQGTTGPSQGTSFAAALTAGVAALWIEHHGRQHLRDEAARIGITVNDLFRTALKASARRPADWPSGMGAGIVDADALLRLELSRIQPLSAPESAAPPPEDAILAALDESYEQIETGADDWPRIGAEVIYLLGDAWLRENRAAGVPVETTACPRPSPGLVRAMPEPVMRGLAARRDAGAFTPPLISATGPSAQYARLLAAGQPGTAESSAKLSEPEARARLSGEGAGRLMAKTRTCFDRLQACGLGDRNAQARVLEGAEGVIRMAAEDRLHQLDLPGRIALEALVRIQDRPAFRVTGDSVDIDDPLAGDWAPFLGLVANLPDWTRSVGRIDLDGIHIGSGFLIGGGQVMTNRHVLEACADELTGPGGTLWRFGRGAVTIDFSETADGSQCHALTGVVMAGPDPIGGVERLGHLDMALLSLDAAAPGLPRALPLARQLDDAAEMVVIGYPARPGTSAFVDPATGAISREIGTRLREIFGTDYGRKYVAPGHVMQGPGRLPGDSEGWAASHDCTTLGGNSGSVLVQFTATPAVAGLHFSGAPLTANKAHALGQVDRSRFGPIPGATWL; from the coding sequence ATGTCATTGGACCTGCTTGTCGCGGCCGCTTCCATTGCCGCCGCCGAACCAGACCCCGGCCTGCCGCCGGATCGCCTGAGACTGACCCTCGAATACCGGTCCCCGCCCGATTGCACGGTCGAGCGCGGGCGCATGGCCAAGCTTCTGAAGGGCGAGCGCTTCAGCCTCGAGCCGCTCGACGATCTGCTGCCCTGCTTCCTGGTCCTGCAATTTCCCGGTGTCCGGCGACGGATGGCGCCCGAGAGCCTGTTCGCGGCGGCCGGTGCGCTGGCCGAGGAGATGGGGCTGGTCTCGGCGGTGCCAGATATAGGCGCAAGCTTCGTCGTCGCCCCCGACGCCCCCGACGCCTCCGGGCGCAGCGAAAGCGTGGCCGATGCCTTTCTGGACCTGACCTGCCTGGTCGCGCCCGACGAGACGCTGGCCGATGACTGGGCGATCGACGCCATCAACGTCAAACCGGTCTGGGCGCGCGGCATCACCGGGCGGGGCGTGCTGGTGGCCCAGCCCGATACCGGCGTGGCGGATCATCCCGAACTGGCGGGCATGCTCGATCTCGGCCAGGCCTGGAACACGCTGACGGCCACGGCCGACCCGACCGACCCGCTTTCGGCCGACATGAGCAGCCCGGGCCATGGCACCGCGACCTCCTCGACCCTGGCCAGCCGGGCGCCGGGCCGGGTGTTCGGCGCCGCCCCGGGGGCCGAGGTGGTGCCGATCCGCTGCATCGACGCGGTGGTGCTGAGGCTCGATCCGACCCCGGTCGCGCGGGCGATCCTGCATGCGGTGCATATCGGCGCCGACGTGATCTCGATGTCGCTGGGCGGGGTGCTTTATTCGCGGGCGATGGCGGCGGCGCTGGAACGCGCGGCCGCGGCCGGGATCGTGATCGTCTCGGCGGCGGGCAATTGCCTGCAGCCGATCACGGTCTATCCGGCCCGCGACCCGAACGCGGTCGGGATGGCCGGAACCAACCATCTGGACCAGCCCTGGAAGGGCACCAGTCGCGGCAGCCGGATCGCCGCCGCCGCCCCGGCCGAGAATGTGCGGGTCGCGCGGCGCCGGCCCGACGACCAGGGCCAGGGCACGACCGGGCCCAGCCAGGGCACGTCTTTCGCCGCGGCGCTGACCGCAGGGGTCGCGGCGCTCTGGATCGAGCATCATGGCCGCCAGCATCTGCGCGACGAGGCGGCGCGGATCGGCATCACCGTCAACGACCTGTTCCGCACCGCGCTGAAAGCCTCGGCGCGGCGGCCCGCGGACTGGCCATCGGGCATGGGAGCGGGCATCGTCGATGCCGATGCGCTGTTGCGGCTCGAGCTGTCGCGCATCCAGCCGCTGTCGGCCCCCGAAAGCGCCGCACCGCCACCGGAAGACGCGATCCTTGCCGCGCTTGACGAAAGCTATGAGCAGATCGAGACCGGCGCGGACGACTGGCCCCGGATCGGGGCCGAGGTGATCTATCTGCTGGGCGATGCCTGGCTGCGCGAGAACCGCGCCGCCGGGGTGCCGGTCGAGACCACCGCCTGCCCGCGCCCGAGCCCGGGGCTGGTCCGCGCGATGCCCGAGCCGGTGATGCGCGGCCTGGCGGCGCGGCGGGATGCGGGCGCCTTCACCCCGCCGCTGATCTCGGCCACGGGCCCCTCGGCGCAATATGCCAGGCTGCTGGCGGCGGGCCAGCCCGGCACCGCGGAATCGAGCGCGAAGCTCAGCGAACCCGAGGCGCGGGCGCGGCTTTCCGGCGAGGGCGCCGGACGGCTGATGGCCAAGACCCGCACCTGTTTCGACCGGCTTCAGGCTTGCGGGCTCGGCGATCGCAACGCCCAGGCCCGGGTACTGGAGGGCGCCGAGGGCGTAATCCGCATGGCCGCCGAGGACCGGCTGCACCAGCTCGACCTGCCCGGCCGGATCGCGCTCGAGGCGCTGGTCCGGATCCAGGACCGTCCGGCCTTTCGGGTCACGGGCGACAGCGTCGATATCGACGATCCGCTGGCAGGCGACTGGGCGCCTTTTCTCGGGCTGGTGGCCAATTTGCCGGACTGGACCCGCTCGGTCGGCCGGATCGACCTCGACGGTATCCATATCGGCAGCGGCTTCCTGATCGGGGGCGGCCAGGTGATGACCAACCGCCATGTGCTGGAGGCCTGTGCCGACGAGCTGACGGGGCCGGGCGGGACGCTCTGGCGGTTCGGCCGCGGCGCCGTCACCATCGACTTTTCCGAGACCGCCGATGGCAGCCAGTGCCATGCGCTGACCGGCGTGGTCATGGCCGGGCCCGACCCGATCGGCGGCGTCGAGCGGCTCGGCCATCTCGACATGGCGCTCCTGAGCCTCGATGCGGCCGCGCCCGGCCTGCCGCGCGCGCTGCCCTTGGCCCGGCAGCTTGACGATGCGGCCGAGATGGTGGTGATCGGCTACCCGGCCCGGCCCGGGACATCGGCCTTTGTCGATCCGGCGACCGGGGCGATCAGCCGCGAAATCGGCACCCGGCTGCGCGAGATCTTCGGCACCGATTACGGCCGCAAATACGTGGCGCCGGGCCACGTCATGCAGGGGCCGGGCCGGCTTCCGGGCGACAGCGAAGGCTGGGCCGCCAGCCATGACTGCACCACGCTCGGCGGCAATTCCGGCTCGGTCCTGGTGCAGTTCACCGCGACGCCCGCGGTGGCGGGGCTGCATTTCAGCGGCGCGCCGCTGACCGCCAACAAGGCCCATGCGCTGGGCCAGGTCGACCGGAGCCGGTTCGGGCCGATCCCCGGGGCGACCTGGCTTTAG
- a CDS encoding site-specific integrase, producing the protein MRQPVWGVQLKGVRRQRRGDRVVKYHRATGIRLPDLPETHPDFVAAWAAAEAGGADPLAKAARVAPVAIGSLSASIRAEQAGRDWKSLSAVYRSAMKREFDAMSEAYGKAQTKAIRPKHIEADLAKLSDGKANTRLKAWRRVMAGAKRRGEIEVDPSIQVKRRIVKSEGFPAWSAAEIAFYRERWPIGTTARAAFELVFWTAARTIDAVTLGPRNIDHDGVLIYRQSKVGKPAHVPWNSALPAFASGWAVELSQVKDALQVTSGGFTFLEANGKVRSVKGLGNLIAESARTAGISKSAHGLRKSRLTAIAEAGGTAHAIMAWGGHQTLQEAERYTRAAQLKKLVMGDEHIENSVSLEIRDTKTAKT; encoded by the coding sequence ATGCGACAGCCTGTTTGGGGTGTCCAGTTGAAGGGGGTCAGGCGTCAAAGACGTGGTGATCGCGTCGTGAAATACCATCGCGCGACAGGAATTCGCCTTCCCGACCTGCCGGAAACACATCCGGATTTCGTTGCTGCGTGGGCCGCTGCGGAAGCCGGAGGCGCCGACCCTCTGGCTAAGGCTGCCCGCGTCGCGCCGGTGGCCATTGGCTCCCTGTCCGCATCCATCCGCGCCGAACAAGCGGGCAGGGACTGGAAGTCCCTTTCCGCAGTATATCGCAGCGCGATGAAGCGCGAATTCGATGCGATGTCGGAAGCCTATGGAAAAGCGCAAACCAAGGCGATCAGACCGAAGCACATTGAGGCCGATCTGGCCAAACTGTCAGACGGAAAGGCAAACACGCGGCTGAAAGCGTGGCGGCGCGTGATGGCCGGGGCCAAGAGGCGCGGCGAAATCGAAGTCGACCCATCCATTCAGGTCAAGCGGCGGATCGTGAAGTCAGAAGGCTTTCCCGCGTGGAGCGCGGCCGAAATTGCCTTTTACCGCGAGCGTTGGCCGATTGGAACGACCGCCCGCGCAGCCTTTGAGCTGGTGTTCTGGACGGCCGCCAGGACGATTGACGCGGTGACGCTTGGGCCGCGCAACATCGACCATGATGGCGTTCTGATCTATCGGCAAAGCAAGGTGGGCAAGCCCGCACATGTGCCATGGAATAGCGCGCTTCCGGCGTTTGCAAGTGGATGGGCTGTGGAACTGAGCCAGGTGAAAGATGCCCTGCAGGTCACATCTGGCGGGTTCACCTTCCTGGAGGCAAACGGCAAGGTCCGGTCGGTGAAGGGGCTTGGCAACCTTATCGCAGAATCAGCCCGGACCGCAGGCATCAGCAAGTCTGCACACGGCCTTCGAAAATCGCGACTGACAGCCATCGCTGAAGCGGGCGGAACTGCGCATGCGATTATGGCATGGGGTGGTCACCAGACCCTTCAGGAGGCCGAGCGTTACACGCGCGCGGCGCAGCTGAAAAAGCTGGTCATGGGTGATGAACATATAGAGAACAGTGTATCACTTGAAATTCGTGATACAAAAACAGCGAAAACATAA
- a CDS encoding ATP-binding protein: protein MRAPRSLQGRLALAVGLAVTVLWIAAAGATLRELRHEMDEVFDSALRDAAHRLLPLAVRAHEGRHRDDDRHDGRRIRHARDWSERIRQFDGEVEDLSYVVRDRDGTVLLISDDADPEDFPAFRKKGFRRTATHRLYYDRARDEDVTIAVAEPLSHRAEVAREIAANLALPLVVVIPLSLLAIVIAVGTSLRPVRALRQSLAERGARNLSALGEGALPTELRPIVGSINDLLTRLRAAFEAERSFAANAAHELRTPVAGAIAQAQRLRAETTDSAAAARASEIEATLKRLNSLSEKLMQLARAEGARLTATEPSDLRPVLEIVAGDLERLGRGGRIALSLPEGPVLSDLDPDAFGILCRNLIENALKHGRGTVDVTLDARGVLSVANGGDPVPAADLARLTARFARSNGGTEGAGLGLAIVRTIAERSSSRIELVSPRPGRSDGFEARFTLPGSR from the coding sequence GTGAGGGCGCCGCGCTCGCTGCAGGGGCGGCTGGCGCTGGCCGTGGGGCTGGCGGTGACCGTGCTCTGGATCGCCGCGGCAGGCGCGACGCTGCGCGAACTGCGCCACGAGATGGACGAGGTCTTCGACAGCGCGCTCCGCGACGCCGCCCACCGGCTGCTGCCGCTGGCGGTGCGCGCCCATGAGGGCCGGCACCGCGACGACGACCGGCATGACGGCCGCCGTATCCGGCATGCGCGCGACTGGTCCGAACGCATCCGCCAGTTCGACGGCGAGGTCGAGGATCTGAGCTATGTGGTGCGCGACCGCGACGGCACGGTTCTGCTGATCTCGGACGATGCCGATCCGGAGGATTTTCCGGCCTTCCGCAAGAAAGGTTTCCGCCGGACCGCGACCCACCGGCTCTATTACGACCGGGCGCGCGACGAGGATGTGACCATCGCCGTGGCCGAGCCGCTGTCGCACCGGGCCGAGGTCGCGCGCGAGATCGCCGCCAATCTGGCGCTGCCGCTGGTGGTGGTGATCCCGCTCAGCCTGCTGGCCATCGTGATCGCGGTCGGCACCAGCCTGCGGCCGGTACGGGCATTGCGCCAGTCGCTGGCCGAACGCGGCGCGCGCAATCTCTCGGCGCTTGGCGAGGGCGCGCTGCCGACCGAGCTGCGCCCGATTGTCGGCAGCATCAACGACCTGCTAACCCGGCTGCGCGCCGCCTTCGAGGCCGAACGCAGCTTTGCCGCCAATGCCGCGCATGAGCTGCGCACCCCGGTCGCGGGCGCCATCGCCCAGGCCCAGCGCCTGCGCGCCGAAACCACCGACAGCGCCGCCGCCGCCCGCGCAAGCGAGATCGAGGCGACGCTGAAGCGGCTGAACAGCCTGTCGGAAAAGCTGATGCAGCTGGCCCGGGCCGAGGGTGCGCGGCTGACGGCGACCGAGCCCTCGGACCTGCGGCCGGTGCTGGAAATCGTGGCCGGTGATCTCGAACGGCTGGGCCGGGGCGGACGCATCGCGCTGTCGCTGCCCGAGGGGCCGGTCCTGTCCGATCTCGACCCCGATGCCTTCGGCATCCTCTGCCGCAACCTGATCGAGAACGCGCTGAAACATGGCAGGGGCACCGTCGATGTCACGCTGGACGCCCGGGGCGTGCTGTCGGTCGCCAATGGCGGCGATCCGGTCCCGGCCGCGGACCTCGCCCGGCTGACGGCGCGCTTTGCCCGGTCGAATGGCGGCACCGAGGGGGCCGGGCTGGGGCTGGCCATCGTGCGCACCATCGCCGAGCGGAGTTCCAGCCGGATCGAGCTGGTCTCGCCGCGCCCGGGCCGGAGCGACGGGTTCGAGGCACGCTTTACCCTGCCCGGGTCGCGCTAG
- a CDS encoding Hsp70 family protein, whose amino-acid sequence MSSPSAMLAVDFGTSNSAAAVLDGGQVRRLAIEPGAQTLPTAVFFPDERGAPLRIGSAAAEALIAGEEGRYMRALKSVLGTALFHEARPIGGRRRTLAEIVTGFLAELKARAEADAGTRFDRVLSGRPVHFHSADPARDAAAEADLRGCYEAAGFREVGFRFEPEAAALAARADARSDELGLIVDIGGGTSDFSVFRAAPGGIEILASHGIRLGGTDFDHAVSMAHAMPLLGLGGELRRSFGEGLLPVPKALYVDLSTWAMIPFLYTRETERAVADMERHAVDRAAMERLGHVIGARLGHELAFAVEAGKIAANGGGARARIEMGQIGPGLGAPITAGSLNAALAPYREALRMAIYETLMLAQAGPDRIGAVVLVGGSSLMGLVETEARAVCPAAAIRRSEAFTAVVDGLALATADA is encoded by the coding sequence ATGTCCAGCCCCTCCGCCATGCTTGCCGTCGATTTCGGAACCTCCAATTCGGCCGCGGCGGTGCTGGACGGGGGACAGGTGCGCAGGCTGGCCATCGAGCCCGGCGCCCAGACCCTGCCCACCGCCGTGTTCTTTCCCGACGAGCGGGGGGCGCCGCTCCGGATCGGCTCGGCCGCGGCCGAGGCGCTGATCGCGGGCGAGGAGGGGCGCTACATGCGGGCGCTGAAAAGCGTGCTGGGCACCGCGCTCTTTCATGAGGCGCGCCCGATCGGCGGCAGGCGGCGGACGCTGGCCGAGATCGTCACCGGCTTTCTGGCCGAGCTGAAGGCCCGGGCCGAGGCCGATGCGGGCACCCGTTTCGATCGCGTCCTGTCGGGGCGCCCGGTGCATTTCCACAGCGCCGATCCGGCCCGCGATGCCGCCGCCGAGGCCGATCTGCGCGGCTGTTACGAGGCGGCGGGCTTTCGCGAGGTGGGCTTCCGCTTCGAGCCCGAGGCCGCGGCGCTGGCCGCCCGCGCCGATGCCCGGTCGGACGAGCTGGGTCTGATCGTCGATATCGGCGGCGGCACCTCGGATTTCTCGGTCTTCCGCGCGGCGCCCGGCGGCATCGAGATCCTGGCAAGCCATGGTATCCGGCTTGGCGGCACCGATTTCGACCATGCGGTCTCGATGGCCCATGCGATGCCTCTGCTGGGGCTTGGCGGCGAGCTGCGCCGGAGCTTCGGCGAGGGGCTGCTGCCGGTGCCGAAGGCGCTCTATGTCGATCTTTCGACCTGGGCGATGATCCCCTTCCTCTACACCCGCGAGACCGAGCGGGCGGTGGCCGACATGGAACGCCACGCGGTCGACCGGGCGGCGATGGAACGGCTCGGCCATGTGATCGGCGCGCGGCTCGGGCATGAACTGGCCTTCGCGGTCGAGGCGGGCAAGATCGCCGCCAATGGCGGTGGGGCGCGTGCCCGGATCGAGATGGGGCAGATCGGGCCCGGCCTCGGGGCGCCGATCACCGCGGGCTCGCTGAACGCGGCGCTTGCGCCCTATCGCGAGGCGCTGCGGATGGCGATCTACGAGACCTTGATGCTGGCCCAGGCCGGTCCCGACCGGATCGGCGCGGTGGTGCTGGTCGGCGGCTCGAGCCTGATGGGGCTGGTCGAGACCGAGGCCCGTGCGGTCTGTCCTGCCGCCGCGATCCGCCGCTCGGAGGCTTTCACCGCGGTGGTCGACGGGCTGGCCCTCGCCACCGCCGATGCCTGA
- a CDS encoding SOS response-associated peptidase: MCGRFAITMPAEAMAEPFEAVPGNDLPGGPDFNICPTDMVAAVTSAGGLRRLRPMRWGFLPHWYKTPSDGPLLINARADTLAHKPAFAAAARQRRCLIPASGFYEWQRGPQGARLPWYISRSDGAPLAFAAIWQDWERDGHSLTTCAIVTTGANARMAEIHTRMPVILEPADWPLWLGEAGHGAALLMRPADEGVVQLHRVGTAVNSTRADGPELIEPI, from the coding sequence ATGTGCGGACGGTTCGCGATCACGATGCCGGCAGAGGCGATGGCCGAGCCTTTCGAAGCGGTGCCCGGCAATGATCTGCCGGGCGGCCCCGACTTCAACATCTGTCCGACCGACATGGTGGCGGCCGTGACCTCGGCCGGAGGGCTGCGCCGGCTGCGTCCGATGCGCTGGGGCTTCCTGCCGCATTGGTACAAGACCCCGAGTGACGGGCCGCTTCTGATCAATGCCCGGGCAGATACGCTGGCGCACAAACCCGCCTTCGCCGCCGCCGCGCGCCAGCGGCGCTGCCTGATCCCGGCCTCGGGCTTCTACGAATGGCAGAGGGGTCCGCAGGGCGCGCGGCTGCCCTGGTACATATCCCGCAGCGACGGCGCGCCCCTGGCCTTCGCCGCGATCTGGCAGGACTGGGAACGCGACGGCCACAGCCTGACGACCTGCGCCATCGTCACCACCGGGGCCAATGCGCGGATGGCAGAGATCCATACCCGGATGCCGGTGATCCTGGAGCCCGCCGACTGGCCGCTTTGGCTTGGCGAGGCGGGGCATGGCGCGGCACTGCTGATGCGCCCGGCCGATGAGGGGGTAGTGCAGCTGCACCGTGTCGGAACGGCGGTCAATTCGACTCGCGCCGACGGCCCCGAGCTGATCGAGCCGATCTAG
- the glpX gene encoding class II fructose-bisphosphatase, with translation MTKNPPVDFNDRMLSLGLARVSEAAAMASAKLIGHGDEKAADQAAVDAMRRRLNELDIKGVVVIGEGERDEAPMLFIGEEVGSGEGPAVDIALDPLEGTTLTAKDMPNALAVVAMGPRGTMLHAPDVYMEKLAIGPGYPENLVTLDMSPTERVRVLAEAKGGGADDITVCILERPRHEDLIDEVRATGAAIRLITDGDVAGIMHCADRGRTGIDMYMGSGGAPEGVLAAAALKCMGGQMWGKLLFRNDDERGRAAKAGITDLDRVYARDDLVRADVIFAATGVTDGSLLPGIKREVGYLTSETLLMRSKTGSVRRMFYRNPTK, from the coding sequence ATGACCAAGAACCCCCCTGTCGATTTCAACGACCGGATGCTCTCTCTCGGGCTTGCCCGGGTGTCGGAAGCCGCCGCCATGGCCTCGGCCAAACTGATCGGCCATGGCGACGAGAAGGCCGCCGACCAGGCGGCAGTGGACGCGATGCGGCGGCGGCTGAACGAACTCGACATCAAGGGCGTCGTGGTCATCGGCGAGGGCGAGCGCGACGAGGCACCGATGCTGTTCATCGGCGAGGAGGTCGGCTCGGGCGAGGGCCCGGCGGTCGACATCGCGCTCGATCCGCTGGAAGGCACCACGCTGACCGCCAAGGACATGCCGAACGCGCTGGCCGTGGTCGCGATGGGCCCGCGCGGCACCATGCTGCACGCCCCCGATGTCTACATGGAAAAGCTGGCGATCGGGCCGGGCTATCCCGAGAATCTGGTCACGCTGGACATGTCGCCCACGGAACGGGTCAGGGTTCTGGCCGAAGCCAAGGGCGGCGGCGCCGACGACATCACCGTCTGCATCCTCGAGCGGCCGCGCCATGAAGACCTGATCGACGAGGTCCGCGCGACCGGCGCCGCGATCCGGCTGATCACCGATGGCGACGTCGCGGGCATCATGCATTGCGCCGATCGCGGCCGCACCGGCATCGACATGTACATGGGCTCGGGCGGCGCCCCCGAAGGCGTTCTGGCCGCCGCCGCGCTGAAATGCATGGGCGGGCAGATGTGGGGCAAGCTCCTGTTCCGCAACGACGACGAGCGCGGCCGCGCGGCCAAGGCCGGGATCACCGATCTGGACCGGGTCTATGCCCGCGACGACCTGGTTCGGGCCGACGTGATCTTCGCCGCGACCGGGGTGACCGACGGCTCGCTTCTGCCGGGGATCAAGCGCGAGGTGGGCTACCTGACCTCGGAAACGCTTCTGATGCGCTCGAAGACCGGGTCGGTGCGGCGGATGTTCTACCGCAACCCCACCAAGTAA
- the recJ gene encoding single-stranded-DNA-specific exonuclease RecJ, which translates to MTRAYLGVETSATGRRWVGPSEEEMRQAEALAQSTLLPAAVAAVLARREVTAETAAGFLDPTLKDLLPDPRALRDMGRAGERILKALTGRQRIAVFADYDVDGGASAALLLDWLRAMGHRATLYIPDRIDEGYGPNIPAMQALARDHDLIVCVDCGTLSHDAIAAATGADVVVLDHHLGAETLPPALAVVNPNRQDEDGSLGHLCAAGVVFLLLVEINRQMRDAGMRGPDLLQSLDLVALATVADVAPLIGVNRALVRQGLKIMARRQRPGLVALSDVARMDSAPTPYHLGFLLGPRVNAGGRIGKADLGARLLSTADPDEAASLAERLDQLNTERREIEAAVRAAALAQAEERGTDGPLVWAAGEGWHPGVVGIVASRLKEATNRPAVVIGFDGDEGKGSGRSVSGVDLGAAIQRLASEGLLLKGGGHRMAAGLTVARDRLEPAMARLGELLARQGAGTMGPADLRLDALLMPGAATVELIDEIERAGPFGAGAPAPRFAFPDCTILHVRRVGDAHLKLSFGDGLGARIDAIAFGAFDGPLGPLIEAHGGARFHLAGRLEINSWNGRQSVQLRLEDAARAI; encoded by the coding sequence ATGACGCGCGCGTATCTCGGGGTCGAGACTTCGGCAACCGGGCGGCGCTGGGTCGGACCCTCAGAGGAAGAGATGCGCCAGGCCGAGGCTCTGGCGCAATCCACCCTGTTGCCCGCCGCCGTCGCCGCCGTGCTGGCCCGCCGGGAAGTGACGGCCGAAACGGCCGCCGGTTTCCTGGACCCGACCCTCAAGGACCTCCTGCCCGACCCGCGCGCGCTGCGCGACATGGGGCGGGCGGGCGAACGCATCCTCAAGGCGCTGACCGGGCGCCAGCGGATCGCGGTCTTTGCCGATTACGATGTCGATGGCGGCGCCTCGGCGGCGCTGCTGCTGGACTGGCTGCGGGCCATGGGCCACCGCGCCACGCTTTATATCCCCGACCGCATCGACGAGGGCTACGGGCCCAACATCCCCGCGATGCAGGCCCTGGCCCGCGACCACGACCTGATCGTCTGCGTCGATTGCGGCACCCTCAGCCATGACGCGATCGCCGCCGCGACGGGCGCCGATGTCGTGGTGCTGGACCACCACCTGGGCGCCGAGACCCTGCCGCCCGCGCTGGCCGTGGTGAACCCCAACCGGCAGGACGAGGATGGCAGCCTCGGCCATCTCTGCGCGGCGGGCGTCGTGTTCCTGCTGCTGGTCGAGATCAACCGGCAGATGCGCGATGCCGGGATGCGCGGCCCGGACCTTCTGCAATCGCTGGATCTGGTGGCGCTGGCCACCGTGGCCGATGTGGCGCCGCTGATCGGGGTCAACCGCGCGCTGGTGCGCCAAGGGCTGAAGATCATGGCCCGGCGCCAGCGCCCCGGGCTGGTGGCGCTTTCCGACGTGGCGCGCATGGACAGCGCCCCCACCCCCTATCATCTGGGCTTCCTGCTGGGGCCCCGGGTCAATGCCGGAGGCCGGATCGGCAAGGCCGATCTGGGCGCGCGGCTGCTGTCCACGGCCGACCCGGACGAGGCCGCCTCGCTGGCCGAACGGCTCGACCAGCTCAACACCGAACGCCGCGAGATCGAGGCCGCCGTGCGCGCCGCGGCCCTTGCCCAGGCCGAAGAGCGCGGCACTGACGGGCCGCTGGTCTGGGCCGCCGGCGAGGGCTGGCATCCGGGCGTCGTCGGCATCGTCGCGAGCCGCCTGAAGGAGGCCACCAACCGCCCCGCGGTGGTGATCGGCTTCGACGGCGACGAGGGCAAGGGCTCGGGCCGGTCTGTCTCGGGGGTCGATCTGGGCGCCGCGATCCAGCGGCTGGCCTCCGAGGGGCTGCTGCTGAAGGGCGGCGGCCACCGCATGGCTGCCGGGCTGACCGTTGCCCGCGACCGGCTGGAGCCCGCCATGGCGCGGCTGGGCGAGCTGCTGGCGCGGCAGGGCGCGGGAACGATGGGTCCGGCCGATCTGCGGCTCGACGCGCTGTTGATGCCGGGCGCGGCCACGGTCGAGCTGATCGACGAGATCGAGCGCGCGGGTCCTTTCGGTGCCGGCGCTCCTGCCCCCCGCTTCGCCTTCCCCGACTGCACCATCCTGCATGTCCGCCGGGTCGGCGACGCCCATCTCAAGCTGAGCTTCGGCGACGGTCTCGGCGCGCGCATCGATGCCATCGCCTTCGGCGCCTTCGACGGCCCGCTCGGCCCGCTGATCGAGGCCCATGGCGGCGCCCGCTTCCACCTCGCGGGGCGGCTCGAGATCAATTCCTGGAACGGACGGCAGTCGGTCCAGCTGCGTCTGGAGGATGCCGCGCGGGCGATCTGA
- a CDS encoding response regulator transcription factor — protein MRILLIEDDGVLGAAVADQLRADGHGADWAKRLDEAADTLAVGAFDLVLLDLMLPDGRGIPFLRAMRARGDATPVIILTALDQVSDRIEGLNAGADDYMVKPFDLDELSARIGSVARRYSGNPNPLIHLGPLEIDLAAKAVRRDGRPVTLTHREWALFEAFVQAPGRLLSKAQLEERLYSFDDSIESNTIEVHVSRLRKKLGRSVIDTERGLGYRLGSP, from the coding sequence ATGCGCATCCTGCTGATCGAGGACGACGGCGTGCTGGGGGCGGCGGTGGCCGACCAGCTGCGCGCCGATGGCCATGGCGCCGACTGGGCGAAGCGGCTCGACGAGGCTGCCGACACGCTGGCGGTGGGTGCCTTCGATCTGGTGCTGCTCGACCTGATGCTGCCCGACGGGCGCGGCATTCCCTTCCTGAGGGCGATGCGGGCGCGGGGCGACGCGACCCCGGTCATCATACTGACCGCGCTCGATCAGGTCTCGGACCGGATCGAGGGGCTGAATGCGGGCGCCGACGACTATATGGTGAAACCCTTCGATCTCGACGAGCTGTCGGCCCGGATCGGATCGGTGGCGCGGCGCTATTCGGGCAACCCGAACCCGCTGATCCATCTGGGACCGCTGGAAATCGACCTTGCCGCCAAGGCGGTGCGGCGCGACGGGCGGCCTGTGACGCTGACCCATCGCGAATGGGCGCTGTTCGAGGCCTTCGTGCAGGCGCCGGGGCGGCTGCTGTCCAAGGCGCAGCTCGAGGAACGGCTCTATTCCTTCGATGACAGCATCGAGAGCAACACCATCGAGGTCCATGTCAGCCGTCTGCGCAAGAAGCTGGGCCGCAGCGTGATCGACACCGAACGCGGGCTCGGCTACCGGCTGGGCAGCCCGTGA